In Montipora foliosa isolate CH-2021 chromosome 13, ASM3666993v2, whole genome shotgun sequence, one DNA window encodes the following:
- the LOC137983280 gene encoding mannose-P-dolichol utilization defect 1 protein-like — MVMVSFDVDSKMAVGEFFFTPLVLLIVPKSCHDEFFIHLNFLDVPCLKIAISKTLGYGIVVGSAMIKIPQIIKIIQASSVEGLSLLSFLLELTALTATASYSAAKGFPFSSWGESLFMSVQTTFLVVVYFYYTNKVLLCVLFPLLYGGIVYALISGITPMSVLIQLASMQVAFIVISRLVQIVTNFRNGHTGQLSFIMVLLLFLGAMARIFTTIQETGDNVMLVTFLVSTSLNATLVLQVLYYWNVQAELKEKQA; from the exons ATGGTGATGGTGAGTTTCGACGTGGATTCCAAGATGGCCGTCGGCGAATTTTTCTTCACTCCTTTGGTTCTCTTGATCGTTCCTAAATCTTGCCACGATGAGTTTTTCATCCACCTTAACTTTCTTGATG TTCCCTGCCTGAAGATCGCAATTAGTAAAACATTGGGGTATGGCATTGTAGTTGGTTCTGCAATGA TCAAGATACCACAGATAATCAAAATCATACAGGCATCTAGTGTGGAGGGTCTCAGCTTGCTGTCATTTCTTCTTGAGCTGACTGCCCTGACTGCAACTGCATCATATAGTGCTGCCAAGGGTTTTCCATTCAG CTCCTGGGGTGAGAGTCTCTTCATGTCAGTCCAGACGACTTTCCTTGTTGTCGTGTACTTCTACTACACCAACAAGGTTCTACTCTGTGTTTTGTTCCCTCTCCTTTATGGCGGCATTGTTTATGCTCTAATTTCTGGTATAACGCCAATGTCAGTCCTCATTCAGCTAGCCTCAATGCAAGTTGCATTTATAGTGATTAGTAGG CTTGTGCAGATAGTTACAAATTTTCGGAATGGCCATACAGGTCAGCTGTCATTCATTATGGTGCTGTTGTTATTCCTCGGAGCCATGGCCCGCATCTTTACCACGATACAGGAGACTGGTGACAATGTCATGCTTGTGACATTTCTTGTTTCCACATCACTCAATGCTACACTAGTGCTACAAGTTTTGTATTATTGGAATGTCCAGGCAGAATTGAAGGAAAAGCAAGCGTAA
- the LOC137982734 gene encoding uncharacterized protein isoform X2 — MEFRFFFRWMYSAARKLRKTRLLFSFLMLMVLWQFYYYFLNRGEYSSLLDRVSVVLDHRERGIKLALSRLVASKLQHDSFRERMSEIDAYNQNGEFNSISYKGMENFPPDQNNEILKRVYPGVFQSEDSIADLLLKNATTEEMRKRFCWDLFLTPSNKHSYGACEPHVPSIDACRLAHALYRTDPSLSECSQNEATICSFKTKMFSKTSEFTVNCDEQVCERLINQEQESPTVKAGILFGHFKRAGYQTMWQEDLCWMANWGLMTDFDAEDWIELRFRLRENYVDSTGLTHSSCEILKSYNIDSPFNGPDGDQICFNGKLQHSYFFQYTADTLKTISKDRMARPLFSFTALNVGHDDIGRRTQSLDNDLAHYVATMATEQNTLTILLADHGNTYTEYTTSILEGRLEMFHPSLFIIVPQKVAALLGKEAMTALEVNQRRLLTMIDLHHSLLPLAGSLSRFVKPVGIFTPISLNRTCNDIELKTPNFCVCEGWDSPTTNDSSKIAIVEFAVGELNNMIQTQFLHGANQRKKVHPVLRSCQRLRASWFANVRERISKSDGALITSLDVYFTAGNIVKHQEDVFHVEIKSKDMKIQNSLEMVLVDFDRLTLFGKYRKCADVGVQLRLCICSESKDIIAPTRRLEKIPWKEYTTFLSQNPKASNIGESKCLFLIKRIHSEGQSIAIEVANSCKEDDFSLEISATYENLRLSRKIPFTISIPAGSIKFAFSARVEEDYLSTNLEVTVTIRSPSVH; from the exons ATGgaatttcgattttttttcagatGGATGTATTCAGCAGCACGAAAACTTCGAAAAACAAGACTTCTTTTCTCCTTTCTGATGCTTATGGTCCTGTGGCAGTTTTACTACTACTTCTTAAACAGAGGAGAGTATTCCTCTTTGCTTGATCGCGTCTCGGTTGTTCTTGATCACCGTGAAAGAGGGATTAAATTGGCTCTTAGTAGACTAGTAGCTTCAAAGTTACAACACGATTCATTTCGTGAGAGAATGTCTGAGATTGATGCCTACAATCAAAACGGAGAATTTAACTCCATAAGCTACAAAGGAATGGAAAATTTTCCACCTGatcaaaacaatgaaatacTCAAGCGCGTGTATCCAGGTGTCTTTCAATCAGAAGATTCCATCGCCGATTTACTATTAAAGAATGCAACAACTGAGGAAATGAGAAAGCGTTTCTGCTGGGATCTTTTTCTTACTCCTTCAAATAAGCATTCTTACGGGGCCTGCGAGCCACATGTGCCATCTATCGATGCTTGTAGACTCGCTCATGCGCTGTACCGAACCGATCCATCGTTATCGGAATGCAGTCAGAACGAGGCAACCATCTGCTCTTTCAAAACTAAAATGTTTTCGAAGACATCAGAGTTCACAGTTAATTGCGATGAACAAGTTTGCGAAAGACTTATAAACCAAG AGCAGGAAAGTCCAACAGTGAAGGCGGGAATTCTGTTTGGTCACTTCAAAAGGGCTGGTTACCAGACCATGTGGCAAGAGGACCTTTGCTGGATGGCGAACTGGGGACTAATGACAGACTTCGACGCCGAAGATTGGATAGAGTTACGGTTTAGACTCCGTGAAAACTATGTGGACAGTACAG GCTTAACCCATTCAAGCTGTGAAATATTAAAGTCGTATAATATAGATTCTCCCTTCAATGGACCTGACGGAGATCAAATATGCTTCAACGGAAAACTACAGCATAGCTACTTCTTTCAGTATACAGCAGACACGTTGAAGACCATAAGCAAAGACAGAATGGCTCGTCCATTATTCTCTTTCACTGCTCTTAATGTCGGCCATGATGACATTGGGCGAAGGACACAGTCCCTGGATAACGATCTTGCGCATTACGTGGCTACCATGGCAACCGAACAAAATACGCTGACTATTCTCCTTGCAGACCATGGTAACACTTATACCGAGTATACCACATCAATTCTGGAGGGTCGCCTTGAAATGTTTCATCCAAGCCTGTTTATCATTGTACCACAAAAGGTCGCAGCTCTTCTTGGAAAGGAGGCTATGACCGCGCTGGAAGTGAACCAGCGGAGATTGTTGACGATGATCGACTTGCACCATTCTCTGTTGCCATTGGCTGGGTCCTTATCGAGATTCGTCAAACCCGTGGGAATATTCACTCCGATATCGCTAAATCGAACGTGCAACGATATCGAATTGAAAACACCTAACTTTTGTGTATGTGAAGGCTGGGATAGCCCCACCACAAACGATTCTTCAAAAATAGCAATCGTGGAGTTTGCAGTTGGCGAGCTTAACAACATGATACAAACACAGTTTTTACACGGTGCAAACCAGAGAAAAAAGGTGCATCCAGTTTTGCGCTCTTGTCAAAGACTGCGTGCATCGTGGTTCGCAAACGTGCGCGAACGGATTTCGAAATCAGACGGTGCTCTTATTACAAGTTTAGACGTCTATTTTACGGCTGGAAACATTGTAAAACACCAAGAAGACGTATTTCACGTAGAGATAAAGTCTAAAGATATGAAGATACAGAATTCACTGGAAATGGTGCTCGTTGATTTTGATAGATTAACATTGTTTGGAAAGTACAGAAAATGCGCTGACGTTGGGGTACAGCTAAGACTTTGCATATGTTCGGAGAGCAAAGACATTATTGCTCCAACCAGAAGATTGGAAAAGATTCCTTGGAAAGAATACACGACGTTTCTCTCGCAAAATCCAAAAGCCAGTAATATTGGTGAAAGCAAATGCTTGTTTCTGATAAAGCGGATTCACAGTGAAGGACAGAGTATCGCTATAGAAGTTGCTAATAGTTGTAAAGAAGATGATTTTTCTTTAGAGATATCGGCAACCTATGAGAACTTGAGACTTTCCAGAAAAATTCCGTTCACAATTAGTATACCGGCAGGAAGCATTAAATTCGCATTTTCTGCTCGGGTTGAAGAGGATTATTTGAGCACAAACTTAGAAGTCACTGTGACTATTAGGAGCCCGTCAGTTCATTGA
- the LOC137982734 gene encoding uncharacterized protein isoform X1 translates to MEFRFFFRWMYSAARKLRKTRLLFSFLMLMVLWQFYYYFLNRGEYSSLLDRVSVVLDHRERGIKLALSRLVASKLQHDSFRERMSEIDAYNQNGEFNSISYKGMENFPPDQNNEILKRVYPGVFQSEDSIADLLLKNATTEEMRKRFCWDLFLTPSNKHSYGACEPHVPSIDACRLAHALYRTDPSLSECSQNEATICSFKTKMFSKTSEFTVNCDEQVCERLINQGKIYKGRLTYAVYTVDPEDGLLKFSRNFTELSELESQLPRIALFTAENKFNFMFVKCFDFRQPQPLVSQLISVPPAMSMSQHTSKLRAKNTINVNIVLLDSISRSHFYRSLPKTVGTLRRLAESSNHESSEAKVFDFELFQAVHGHTTHNEHALFTGHLLPDFDPEQESPTVKAGILFGHFKRAGYQTMWQEDLCWMANWGLMTDFDAEDWIELRFRLRENYVDSTGLTHSSCEILKSYNIDSPFNGPDGDQICFNGKLQHSYFFQYTADTLKTISKDRMARPLFSFTALNVGHDDIGRRTQSLDNDLAHYVATMATEQNTLTILLADHGNTYTEYTTSILEGRLEMFHPSLFIIVPQKVAALLGKEAMTALEVNQRRLLTMIDLHHSLLPLAGSLSRFVKPVGIFTPISLNRTCNDIELKTPNFCVCEGWDSPTTNDSSKIAIVEFAVGELNNMIQTQFLHGANQRKKVHPVLRSCQRLRASWFANVRERISKSDGALITSLDVYFTAGNIVKHQEDVFHVEIKSKDMKIQNSLEMVLVDFDRLTLFGKYRKCADVGVQLRLCICSESKDIIAPTRRLEKIPWKEYTTFLSQNPKASNIGESKCLFLIKRIHSEGQSIAIEVANSCKEDDFSLEISATYENLRLSRKIPFTISIPAGSIKFAFSARVEEDYLSTNLEVTVTIRSPSVH, encoded by the exons ATGgaatttcgattttttttcagatGGATGTATTCAGCAGCACGAAAACTTCGAAAAACAAGACTTCTTTTCTCCTTTCTGATGCTTATGGTCCTGTGGCAGTTTTACTACTACTTCTTAAACAGAGGAGAGTATTCCTCTTTGCTTGATCGCGTCTCGGTTGTTCTTGATCACCGTGAAAGAGGGATTAAATTGGCTCTTAGTAGACTAGTAGCTTCAAAGTTACAACACGATTCATTTCGTGAGAGAATGTCTGAGATTGATGCCTACAATCAAAACGGAGAATTTAACTCCATAAGCTACAAAGGAATGGAAAATTTTCCACCTGatcaaaacaatgaaatacTCAAGCGCGTGTATCCAGGTGTCTTTCAATCAGAAGATTCCATCGCCGATTTACTATTAAAGAATGCAACAACTGAGGAAATGAGAAAGCGTTTCTGCTGGGATCTTTTTCTTACTCCTTCAAATAAGCATTCTTACGGGGCCTGCGAGCCACATGTGCCATCTATCGATGCTTGTAGACTCGCTCATGCGCTGTACCGAACCGATCCATCGTTATCGGAATGCAGTCAGAACGAGGCAACCATCTGCTCTTTCAAAACTAAAATGTTTTCGAAGACATCAGAGTTCACAGTTAATTGCGATGAACAAGTTTGCGAAAGACTTATAAACCAAGGTAAGATATACAAAGGAAGACTGACTTACGCCGTTTACACTGTAGATCCTGAGGATGGCTTATTGAAATTCTCAAGGAACTTTACAGAACTTTCTGAACTCGAATCACAGTTGCCGCGAATCGCACTTTTTACAGCGGAAAATAAGTTTAATTTTATGTTCGTCAAATGCTTTGATTTTCGTCAACCTCAGCCGCTTGTATCACAACTTATCTCTGTTCCACCGGCCATGTCGATGAGTCAACACACATCTAAACTACGGGCTAAAAATACCATAAACGTAAATATAGTGCTATTAGACTCCATCTCTCGATCGCATTTTTATCGGTCTCTGCCGAAAACAGTCGGAACACTCCGGAGGCTGGCGGAGAGTTCGAACCACGAGTCCTCAGAGGCTAAAGTGTTTGATTTTGAGTTGTTTCAAGCCGTTCATGGGCATACAACTCATAATGAGCATGCTCTGTTTACCGGCCACCTTTTGCCTGATTTTGATCCAGAGCAGGAAAGTCCAACAGTGAAGGCGGGAATTCTGTTTGGTCACTTCAAAAGGGCTGGTTACCAGACCATGTGGCAAGAGGACCTTTGCTGGATGGCGAACTGGGGACTAATGACAGACTTCGACGCCGAAGATTGGATAGAGTTACGGTTTAGACTCCGTGAAAACTATGTGGACAGTACAG GCTTAACCCATTCAAGCTGTGAAATATTAAAGTCGTATAATATAGATTCTCCCTTCAATGGACCTGACGGAGATCAAATATGCTTCAACGGAAAACTACAGCATAGCTACTTCTTTCAGTATACAGCAGACACGTTGAAGACCATAAGCAAAGACAGAATGGCTCGTCCATTATTCTCTTTCACTGCTCTTAATGTCGGCCATGATGACATTGGGCGAAGGACACAGTCCCTGGATAACGATCTTGCGCATTACGTGGCTACCATGGCAACCGAACAAAATACGCTGACTATTCTCCTTGCAGACCATGGTAACACTTATACCGAGTATACCACATCAATTCTGGAGGGTCGCCTTGAAATGTTTCATCCAAGCCTGTTTATCATTGTACCACAAAAGGTCGCAGCTCTTCTTGGAAAGGAGGCTATGACCGCGCTGGAAGTGAACCAGCGGAGATTGTTGACGATGATCGACTTGCACCATTCTCTGTTGCCATTGGCTGGGTCCTTATCGAGATTCGTCAAACCCGTGGGAATATTCACTCCGATATCGCTAAATCGAACGTGCAACGATATCGAATTGAAAACACCTAACTTTTGTGTATGTGAAGGCTGGGATAGCCCCACCACAAACGATTCTTCAAAAATAGCAATCGTGGAGTTTGCAGTTGGCGAGCTTAACAACATGATACAAACACAGTTTTTACACGGTGCAAACCAGAGAAAAAAGGTGCATCCAGTTTTGCGCTCTTGTCAAAGACTGCGTGCATCGTGGTTCGCAAACGTGCGCGAACGGATTTCGAAATCAGACGGTGCTCTTATTACAAGTTTAGACGTCTATTTTACGGCTGGAAACATTGTAAAACACCAAGAAGACGTATTTCACGTAGAGATAAAGTCTAAAGATATGAAGATACAGAATTCACTGGAAATGGTGCTCGTTGATTTTGATAGATTAACATTGTTTGGAAAGTACAGAAAATGCGCTGACGTTGGGGTACAGCTAAGACTTTGCATATGTTCGGAGAGCAAAGACATTATTGCTCCAACCAGAAGATTGGAAAAGATTCCTTGGAAAGAATACACGACGTTTCTCTCGCAAAATCCAAAAGCCAGTAATATTGGTGAAAGCAAATGCTTGTTTCTGATAAAGCGGATTCACAGTGAAGGACAGAGTATCGCTATAGAAGTTGCTAATAGTTGTAAAGAAGATGATTTTTCTTTAGAGATATCGGCAACCTATGAGAACTTGAGACTTTCCAGAAAAATTCCGTTCACAATTAGTATACCGGCAGGAAGCATTAAATTCGCATTTTCTGCTCGGGTTGAAGAGGATTATTTGAGCACAAACTTAGAAGTCACTGTGACTATTAGGAGCCCGTCAGTTCATTGA
- the LOC137982819 gene encoding histamine H2 receptor-like: MLRQRDQSILLIVILMFLALGEGSSTNFTMKVVPFTSASVVGSSVTLALVMVLALLGNTLVCVAFYRSTNLHSVTNIFIVSLAITDILVAAVSIPMWLVIQNTECINSPNTCDPVMLAFWRCLDILFSTASIMNLCAISCDRCIAITSPLRYAQIITKTRAIITLIFLWSYSILISAINLRGGMYYPVLVFVVSFLLPLTVMCYSYSRIFVAAVRQLRRIQPIRQAFYYKREIKAAKTLAMVMGVFIACWTPFFVINILVRFSKGLYVQPIMTLAIKLLHYGNSALNPVIYSSTNRDFRNKILSVLPCRCGSFHSYLGEAVINYWTANFRTTVGVSSVAHNNDSITDKNKNESQDEITSVKEGGFVIKGETQILCTVIEGHPNVVSTR; this comes from the coding sequence ATGCTGCGACAAAGGGACCAAAGCATACTTTTAATTGTGATATTAATGTTTCTTGCCTTGGGGGAAGGTTCGTCTACCAACTTCACCATGAAAGTTGTCCCTTTCACCTCAGCATCTGTTGTTGGTTCTTCAGTGACACTGGCTCTCGTGATGGTGTTAGCTTTATTGGGGAACACTTTAGTCTGTGTTGCTTTCTATCGCTCAACAAATCTTCATTCCGTCACAAATATATTTATTGTGTCGTTGGCAATCACCGATATTCTCGTTGCGGCAGTCTCAATCCCCATGTGGCTTGTTATTCAAAACACAGAGTGTATTAATAGCCCAAACACTTGTGACCCGGTGATGTTGGCGTTTTGGCGTTGTCTAGATATTCTTTTCTCAACTGCCTCAATCATGAATCTTTGCGCAATAAGTTGTGATCGCTGCATCGCAATAACCTCTCCGCTGCGATACGCACAAATAATCACCAAGACCCGCGCAATTATAACTTTAATTTTCCTCTGGTCATACTCAATACTAATTTCCGCCATCAACCTTCGAGGTGGAATGTATTACCCAGTCCTGGTGTTTGTTGTTTCGTTTCTTCTCCCGCTTACAGTGATGTGTTACAGTTACTCGCGCATTTTTGTTGCCGCTGTGCGTCAGCTGCGCCGAATTCAACCCATACGGCAAGCATTTTACTACAAACGGGAGATAAAAGCGGCCAAGACTTTAGCTATGGTGATGGGGGTATTCATTGCATGTTGGACGCCGTTCTTCGTAATTAATATTTTGGTGCGATTTTCCAAGGGTTTGTATGTTCAACCAATAATGACATTAGCTATCAAACTGCTGCATTATGGTAACTCGGCCTTGAATCCTGTCATATATTCAAGCACCAATCGTGATTTCAGGAACAAGATTTTGAGCGTCCTTCCCTGCCGGTGTGGATCGTTTCACAGTTATCTCGGCGAAGCTGTGATCAACTATTGGACTGCTAATTTCCGAACAACTGTCGGAGTCAGTTCAGTGGCCCATAATAACGACAGCATCACTGATAAAAACAAGAACGAATCTCAAGATGAGATTACAAGCGTTAAAGAAGGTGGATTTGTTATCAAAGGAGAAACGCAGATTTTGTGCACTGTTATTGAAGGCCATCCAAACGTTGTTTCAACTCGTTAA